The following are from one region of the Ischnura elegans chromosome 12, ioIscEleg1.1, whole genome shotgun sequence genome:
- the LOC124169242 gene encoding uncharacterized protein LOC124169242 produces MSDQELNMKLVGEVEKHEVLYNYKLPGYSRKDVTEKAWKEVSVELGLPAQDCKEKWRNLRTVFMRKMKPSPTGSGGKKKAYYLENAMQFCLPFIKTVIPPSSGNLPTPPCTTQPSTSDNEGSETQVEELEDESTNASQNSPSMSPSIIDDPPQHQTASLADQSVADYFKAKKAKLLSNAKADTSNQKIDRQQGIKMFLLSLIPELEELSDSQIKLFKRQVLRVIDDISALDHHQQPRSSSAFTVLKSPSMPESRDPQMDVM; encoded by the exons ATGAgtgatcaagaactcaacatgaagctcgttggagaAGTGGAGAAGCATGAAGTTCTGTACAACTACAAGCTGCCAGGATATTCAAGGAAAGATGTGACGGAGAAAGCATGGAAAGAGGTGTCTGTTGAATTGGGTTTGCCAG cGCAAGATTGCAAAGAAAAGTGGAGAAATCTACGTACAGTattcatgagaaaaatgaaaCCTTCGCCTACTGGTTCAGGAGGGAAGAAAAAGGCGTACTATTTGGAAAATGCAATGCAGTTTTGTCTGCCATTCATAAAAACAGTGATTCCTCCCTCATCGGGAAATTTGCCTACACCACCCTGCACAACACAGCCGTCAACTAGTGATAATGAAGGTTCTGAAACCCAAGTTGAAGAATTAGAAGATGAATCCACAAATGCATCACAGAATTCTCCATCAATGTCTCCCTCAATTATAGATGATCCACCTCAACACCAAACTGCATCCCTCGCTGATCAATCAGTTGCAGACTACTTTAAAGCCAAAAAGGCTAAGTTGCTGTCAAACGCCAAGGCAGATACTAGCAATCAGAAGATTGATAGACAGCAGGGAATTAAGATGTTCCTGCTCAGCTTGATACCTGAATTGGAAGAATTGAGTGATTCACAAATCAAGCTATTCAAACGACAGGTTTTAAGAGTCATTGATGACATTTCAGCCTTGGATCACCATCAGCAGCCACGGTCGTCATCAGCTTTTACAGTGCTCAAATCCCCATCTATGCCCGAATCAAGAGACCCACAAATGGACGTGATGTAG